The Rana temporaria chromosome 4, aRanTem1.1, whole genome shotgun sequence genome contains a region encoding:
- the BCL6 gene encoding B-cell lymphoma 6 protein isoform X2 — translation MTSATDSCIQFTRHASDVLLNLNRLRSRDILTDVIIVVNREHFRAHKTVLMACSGLFYTIFTDQMKCNMNIINLDPEISAEGFRVLLEFMYTSRLSLRDSSIMAVMSTALYLQMEHVVDTCQRFLKTSEDIVSSVKPSRGEEFLQGRTMLPPDVMAYRNCEMPENTVSVRNTTICDGRSYIPNIYSGSPSSYPLYSHIPVHGFLFPEDEARDVQMTEMQRTSRYPKDSVLPGENSRTVLGEYRKGVLDISVNMCHNVYSPKEAALEDPHSDSHYNVLAGSRSAGPSVRSSPYYSCDKGKDEERTSSEDEITQHFKPTNSPVSRKGLVSPQSPQKSDCQPNSPTESSSSKNARISQGSGSPVSKAFTDPKACNWKKYKLLNSLNQNEKACAAQSEMENLSPQFYTSQSSCQQQVKSENLDIQTSSKLNGNTDDSAVSQASKLNGIVSRTMEGSPLSSEGHSPLYIHTSKFSMFSSQSPPEMCPHTPGSNFGEEITETRSEYSDSSCGEKPYRCSICGAQFNRPANLKTHTRIHSGEKPYKCETCGARFVQVAHLRAHVLIHTGEKPYPCEICGTRFRHLQTLKSHLRIHTGEKPYHCEKCNLHFRHKSQLRLHLRQKHGAITNTKVQYRVSSTELPVELPKSC, via the exons ATGACGTCGGCAACGGACAGCTGTATTCAGTTCACTCGACATGCCAGTGATGTTCTCCTGAACCTGAACCGTCTCCGAAGTAGGGACATTCTGACAGATGTGATCATTGTTGTGAACAGGGAGCACTTTCGAGCTCACAAGACAGTCCTTATGGCTTGCAG TGGGCTGTTTTATACAATCTTCACCGACCAGATGAAGTGCAATATGAACATCATAAACCTTGATCCAGAAATCAGTGCAGAGGGTTTCCGAGTCCTGCTGGAGTTCATGTACACTTCTCGGCTTAGTTTAAGGGACAGCAGCATCATGGCGGTTATGAGCACTGCACTTTACTTACAAATGGAACATGTTGTAGACACCTGTCAAAGGTTCCTCAAGACCAG cgaggATATTGTGAGTTCTGTGAAACCATCCAGAGGAGAGGAATTCTTGCAAGGCAGGACGATGTTACCTCCAGATGTTATGGCCTACAGAAACTGTGAGATGCCAGAAAATACTGTATCGGTTCGTAACACAACCATTTGTGATGGAAGGTCCTACATTCCCAACATTTACAGTGGATCTCCATCCTCCTACCCTCTGTACAGTCACATTCCAGTGCATGGGTTCCTATTTCCAGAGGATGAGGCAAGAGATGTGCAAATGACTGAAATGCAAAGAACCAGCAGGTATCCTAAGGACAGTGTGTTACCTGGAGAAAATTCAAGGACTGTGCTAGGAGAATACAGGAAAGGTGTCTTGGATATATCTGTAAATATGTGCCACAATGTCTACTCTCCAAAGGAGGCAGCACTGGAAGACCCTCATAGTGACTCTCACTATAATGTGCTGGCAGGCTCTCGGTCTGCAGGCCCCTCTGTTAGAAGCAGTCCATACTACAGCTGTGACAAAGGGAAAGATGAGGAGCGGACATCTTCAGAGGATGAAATCACTCAGCACTTTAAACCAACAAACTCTCCTGTCAGTCGTAAGGGACTTGTAAGCCCTCAAAGCCCTCAAAAGTCCGATTGCCAGCCTAATTCTCCTACAGAATCCAGCAGCAGTAAAAATGCCCGCATTTCACAAGGATCTGGTTCTCCAGTGTCCAAAGCCTTTACTGACCCAAAAGCTTGCAACTGGAAAAAATACAAGTTGCTTAATTCCCTCAACCAGAATGAAAAAGCATGCGCCGCTCAAAGTGAAATGGAAAACCTGTCTCCACAGTTCTACACATCTCAATCGTCCTGTCAACAGCAGGTGAAGTCTGAAAACCTGGACATCCAGACGTCATCTAAACTTAATGGGAACACTGATGACTCGGCAGTATCACAAGCTAGCAAACTCAATGGAATTGTTAGCAG gacaATGGAAGGATCTCCCCTAAGCAGTGAAGGACATTCCCCTCTCTACATCCACACATCTAAGTTCAGCATGTTTTCATCACAGTCCCCTCCTGAAATGTGTCCTCACACCCCTGGCTCTAACTTCGGAGAAGAGATAACTGAGACTCGGTCAGAATATTCAGATTCAAGCTGTG GTGAGAAGCCATATCGCTGTAGTATCTGTGGCGCACAGTTCAACCGGCCTGCAAATCTAAAGACCCATACAAGAATTCATTCTGGAGAAAAACCATATAAGTGTGAGACCTGCGGAGCCCGCTTTGTACAG GTTGCCCATCTCCGTGCACATGTGTTGATTCATACTGGAGAAAAGCCCTACCCGTGTGAGATCTGCGGCACTAGATTCAGACACTTGCAGACGTTAAAGAGCCATCTCCGTATTCATACTGGAGAAAAGCCCTACCAT tgTGAAAAGTGCAACCTCCATTTCCGCCACAAGAGCCAACTGAGACTTCATTTACGTCAAAAACATGGAGCAATCACTAACACAAAAGTCCAGTATCGTGTGTCCTCCACAGAGCTTCCAGTGGAACTCCCTAAGTCTTGCTGA
- the BCL6 gene encoding B-cell lymphoma 6 protein isoform X1: MTSATDSCIQFTRHASDVLLNLNRLRSRDILTDVIIVVNREHFRAHKTVLMACSGLFYTIFTDQMKCNMNIINLDPEISAEGFRVLLEFMYTSRLSLRDSSIMAVMSTALYLQMEHVVDTCQRFLKTSEDIVSSVKPSRGEEFLQGRTMLPPDVMAYRNCEMPENTVSVRNTTICDGRSYIPNIYSGSPSSYPLYSHIPVHGFLFPEDEARDVQMTEMQRTSRYPKDSVLPGENSRTVLGEYRKGVLDISVNMCHNVYSPKEAALEDPHSDSHYNVLAGSRSAGPSVRSSPYYSCDKGKDEERTSSEDEITQHFKPTNSPVSRKGLVSPQSPQKSDCQPNSPTESSSSKNARISQGSGSPVSKAFTDPKACNWKKYKLLNSLNQNEKACAAQSEMENLSPQFYTSQSSCQQQVKSENLDIQTSSKLNGNTDDSAVSQASKLNGIVSRTMEGSPLSSEGHSPLYIHTSKFSMFSSQSPPEMCPHTPGSNFGEEITETRSEYSDSSCENGTFFCNECDSRFSEEGSLKRHTLQMHSDKPYKCDRCQASFRYKGNLASHKTVHTGEKPYRCSICGAQFNRPANLKTHTRIHSGEKPYKCETCGARFVQVAHLRAHVLIHTGEKPYPCEICGTRFRHLQTLKSHLRIHTGEKPYHCEKCNLHFRHKSQLRLHLRQKHGAITNTKVQYRVSSTELPVELPKSC, encoded by the exons ATGACGTCGGCAACGGACAGCTGTATTCAGTTCACTCGACATGCCAGTGATGTTCTCCTGAACCTGAACCGTCTCCGAAGTAGGGACATTCTGACAGATGTGATCATTGTTGTGAACAGGGAGCACTTTCGAGCTCACAAGACAGTCCTTATGGCTTGCAG TGGGCTGTTTTATACAATCTTCACCGACCAGATGAAGTGCAATATGAACATCATAAACCTTGATCCAGAAATCAGTGCAGAGGGTTTCCGAGTCCTGCTGGAGTTCATGTACACTTCTCGGCTTAGTTTAAGGGACAGCAGCATCATGGCGGTTATGAGCACTGCACTTTACTTACAAATGGAACATGTTGTAGACACCTGTCAAAGGTTCCTCAAGACCAG cgaggATATTGTGAGTTCTGTGAAACCATCCAGAGGAGAGGAATTCTTGCAAGGCAGGACGATGTTACCTCCAGATGTTATGGCCTACAGAAACTGTGAGATGCCAGAAAATACTGTATCGGTTCGTAACACAACCATTTGTGATGGAAGGTCCTACATTCCCAACATTTACAGTGGATCTCCATCCTCCTACCCTCTGTACAGTCACATTCCAGTGCATGGGTTCCTATTTCCAGAGGATGAGGCAAGAGATGTGCAAATGACTGAAATGCAAAGAACCAGCAGGTATCCTAAGGACAGTGTGTTACCTGGAGAAAATTCAAGGACTGTGCTAGGAGAATACAGGAAAGGTGTCTTGGATATATCTGTAAATATGTGCCACAATGTCTACTCTCCAAAGGAGGCAGCACTGGAAGACCCTCATAGTGACTCTCACTATAATGTGCTGGCAGGCTCTCGGTCTGCAGGCCCCTCTGTTAGAAGCAGTCCATACTACAGCTGTGACAAAGGGAAAGATGAGGAGCGGACATCTTCAGAGGATGAAATCACTCAGCACTTTAAACCAACAAACTCTCCTGTCAGTCGTAAGGGACTTGTAAGCCCTCAAAGCCCTCAAAAGTCCGATTGCCAGCCTAATTCTCCTACAGAATCCAGCAGCAGTAAAAATGCCCGCATTTCACAAGGATCTGGTTCTCCAGTGTCCAAAGCCTTTACTGACCCAAAAGCTTGCAACTGGAAAAAATACAAGTTGCTTAATTCCCTCAACCAGAATGAAAAAGCATGCGCCGCTCAAAGTGAAATGGAAAACCTGTCTCCACAGTTCTACACATCTCAATCGTCCTGTCAACAGCAGGTGAAGTCTGAAAACCTGGACATCCAGACGTCATCTAAACTTAATGGGAACACTGATGACTCGGCAGTATCACAAGCTAGCAAACTCAATGGAATTGTTAGCAG gacaATGGAAGGATCTCCCCTAAGCAGTGAAGGACATTCCCCTCTCTACATCCACACATCTAAGTTCAGCATGTTTTCATCACAGTCCCCTCCTGAAATGTGTCCTCACACCCCTGGCTCTAACTTCGGAGAAGAGATAACTGAGACTCGGTCAGAATATTCAGATTCAAGCTGTG AAAATGGTACATTCTTCTGCAATGAATGTGACTCTCGTTTCTCTGAAGAGGGTTCCTTGAAAAGACACACTCTACAAATGCACAGTGACAAGCCCTACAAGTGTGACCGCTGCCAAGCATCATTCCGCTACAAGGGGAACCTGGCCAGCCACAAGACAGTTCATACTG GTGAGAAGCCATATCGCTGTAGTATCTGTGGCGCACAGTTCAACCGGCCTGCAAATCTAAAGACCCATACAAGAATTCATTCTGGAGAAAAACCATATAAGTGTGAGACCTGCGGAGCCCGCTTTGTACAG GTTGCCCATCTCCGTGCACATGTGTTGATTCATACTGGAGAAAAGCCCTACCCGTGTGAGATCTGCGGCACTAGATTCAGACACTTGCAGACGTTAAAGAGCCATCTCCGTATTCATACTGGAGAAAAGCCCTACCAT tgTGAAAAGTGCAACCTCCATTTCCGCCACAAGAGCCAACTGAGACTTCATTTACGTCAAAAACATGGAGCAATCACTAACACAAAAGTCCAGTATCGTGTGTCCTCCACAGAGCTTCCAGTGGAACTCCCTAAGTCTTGCTGA